GGAGACATCGACATGGCACGACCCATCACCCTGTTCACCGGCCAGTGGGCCGACCTGCCCTTCGAGGAGGTCGTGAGACTCGCCTCGGGCTGGGGCTACGACGGCCTGGAGATCGCCTGCTGGGGCGACCACCTGGACCCGTGGCGCTGGGACGACGAGGAGTACGTCGCGGGCAAGCTCGCGCTGCTCGAGGCGCACGGGCTGAAGGTCTACGCGATCTCGAACCACCTCAAGGGGCAGGCGGTGTGCGACGACCCGATCGACCAGCGGCACCGGGACATCCTGTCGGACCGTGTGTGGGGCGACGGCGACCCCGAGGGCGTGCGGCAGCGCGCTGCCGAGGAGATGAAGAACACCGCGCGACTTGCGGCGAAGCTGGGCGTCGAGACCGTGGTCGGCTTCACGGGCTCGTCGATCTGGAAGTACGTCGCGATGTTCCCGCCGGCGTCCCAGGACATGATCGACGCGGGCTACCAGGACTTCGCGGACCGCTGGAACCCGATCCTCGACGTGTTC
This region of Oerskovia jenensis genomic DNA includes:
- a CDS encoding sugar phosphate isomerase/epimerase family protein; translation: MARPITLFTGQWADLPFEEVVRLASGWGYDGLEIACWGDHLDPWRWDDEEYVAGKLALLEAHGLKVYAISNHLKGQAVCDDPIDQRHRDILSDRVWGDGDPEGVRQRAAEEMKNTARLAAKLGVETVVGFTGSSIWKYVAMFPPASQDMIDAGYQDFADRWNPILDVFDEVGVRFAHEVHPSEIAYDYWTTVRTLEAIGHRKAFGLNWDPSHMVWQDLDPVGFLWDFQDRIYHVDCKDTKKRMHNGRNGRLGSHLAWADPRRGWDFISTGHGDVPWEDAFRMLNSIGYEGPISVEWEDAGMDRLVGAPEALAFVKQYAFEAPEAAFDAAFSTKE